A section of the Candidatus Ozemobacteraceae bacterium genome encodes:
- the speA gene encoding biosynthetic arginine decarboxylase: MRKWRPEDSAELYNINGWGINYFSINSKGHVVVTPRQKKGPSIDLKEVIDELSLRDVAMPVLLRFPDILDDRIENISNCFSRAANEYDYKGQYYTVYPIKVNQMRPVVEEIVRHGRKFRIGLEAGSKPELHAVLAIMDNPDALIVCNGYKDEDFIELALLAQKMGKQVFIVVEKLNELRLIISVAKRLKLKPNIGLRIKLSSSGSGKWEESGGDQSKFGLYPSDLLDALALLTEAELLDCAKLLHFHLGSQITNIRKIKAGLREVAQFYVQMRKLGCNIEFVDIGGGLGVDYDGSHTTISSSVNYALQEYANDAVSLLQDAADKNGLPHPSLITESGRALTAYHSVLVFNVLETSSPPTFEGNTHKITAKDHELVRELHELYKHLNQRNMHEAWHDAQQLREEALDLFSLGMVDLRTRALVERLYWSIAYEVMELSKDLKHLPDELKPLPKMLADKYFCNFSLFQSLPDAWAIDQLFPIMPIQRLNEKPTKEATLQDITCDSDGKIDHFIGTRTFSSTLPVHQIKEGHPYYLGVFMIGAYQEILGDLHNLFGDTNVAHVVINPDGGYEIEKVIDGELVADVLDYVQFVPKKLVRTMESWVSASVKEGKITVKEGKEFLAIYRSGLYGYTYLEAPE; the protein is encoded by the coding sequence ATGCGCAAATGGCGTCCGGAAGACTCGGCAGAACTGTATAACATCAACGGGTGGGGGATCAATTATTTCAGTATCAACTCGAAAGGACACGTCGTCGTCACGCCCCGCCAGAAAAAGGGGCCGTCGATCGACCTGAAGGAAGTGATCGACGAACTGTCCCTGCGCGACGTCGCGATGCCGGTGCTGCTCCGCTTCCCGGACATCCTCGACGACCGCATCGAGAACATCTCGAACTGCTTCTCGCGCGCCGCGAACGAGTATGATTATAAAGGCCAGTATTATACCGTTTACCCTATCAAGGTGAACCAGATGCGACCGGTGGTCGAAGAGATCGTCCGCCACGGCCGCAAGTTCCGCATCGGCCTCGAGGCGGGCTCGAAGCCCGAACTCCACGCCGTCCTCGCGATCATGGACAACCCGGACGCGCTGATCGTCTGCAACGGGTACAAGGACGAGGATTTCATCGAACTCGCCCTCCTGGCGCAGAAGATGGGCAAGCAGGTCTTCATCGTCGTCGAGAAGCTGAACGAGCTCAGGCTGATCATCAGCGTCGCCAAGCGTCTCAAGCTGAAGCCGAACATCGGCCTCCGGATCAAGCTTTCCTCAAGCGGCTCGGGCAAATGGGAAGAGTCGGGCGGCGACCAGAGCAAGTTCGGCCTCTACCCCAGCGACCTGCTCGATGCCCTGGCCCTGCTGACCGAAGCCGAACTTCTCGACTGCGCAAAGCTCCTGCATTTCCACCTCGGCAGCCAGATCACCAACATCCGCAAGATCAAGGCAGGCCTCCGCGAGGTCGCGCAGTTCTACGTCCAGATGCGCAAGCTCGGGTGCAATATCGAGTTCGTCGACATCGGCGGCGGCCTCGGGGTCGACTACGACGGCTCGCACACGACGATCTCCAGCAGCGTCAACTACGCGCTCCAGGAATACGCGAACGACGCCGTTTCCCTTCTGCAGGACGCCGCCGACAAGAACGGCCTCCCCCACCCTTCGCTGATCACCGAATCCGGCCGGGCCCTGACGGCGTATCACTCGGTGCTGGTGTTCAACGTCCTCGAGACGAGCAGCCCGCCGACCTTCGAGGGCAACACGCACAAGATCACCGCGAAGGACCACGAGCTCGTGCGCGAACTCCACGAGCTGTACAAGCACCTGAACCAGCGCAACATGCACGAGGCGTGGCACGACGCCCAGCAGCTCCGGGAAGAAGCCCTCGACCTGTTCAGCCTCGGCATGGTCGACCTGCGCACGCGCGCCCTCGTCGAGCGGCTCTACTGGTCCATCGCCTACGAGGTCATGGAGCTGTCGAAAGACCTCAAGCACCTCCCCGACGAACTGAAGCCGCTGCCGAAGATGCTGGCCGACAAGTATTTCTGCAACTTCTCGCTGTTCCAGTCGCTGCCGGATGCCTGGGCTATCGATCAACTGTTCCCGATCATGCCGATCCAGCGATTGAACGAAAAGCCTACCAAGGAAGCCACCCTGCAGGACATCACCTGCGACTCTGACGGCAAGATCGACCATTTCATCGGCACCCGCACCTTCTCCTCCACCCTGCCGGTCCACCAGATCAAGGAAGGCCACCCCTACTATCTCGGCGTCTTCATGATCGGCGCCTACCAGGAGATTCTCGGCGACCTGCACAACCTGTTCGGCGACACGAACGTCGCCCACGTCGTCATCAACCCCGACGGCGGCTACGAGATCGAAAAGGTCATCGACGGCGAGCTCGTCGCCGACGTTCTCGACTACGTCCAGTTCGTGCCCAAGAAGCTTGTCCGCACGATGGAAAGCTGGGTCAGCGCTTCCGTCAAGGAGGGCAAGATCACCGTGAAGGAAGGCAAGGAGTTCCTGGCCATCTACCGCTCCGGCCTCTACGGCTACACCTACCTCGAAGCCCCCGAATAA